A window of Thermoleophilia bacterium contains these coding sequences:
- a CDS encoding FAD-dependent oxidoreductase — translation MSPRFVHLLEPGRIGSVITRNRIVKTGASMCYWHSDHTHMSEKAKAYYGAVARGGVGLLIVESPVVDWPYGTRWRERYRIDDDRYIAGLAELAEVIHAAGCPTFVQLWHDGPWQNPLFPGPPVYEGPPIGASPVKLDAPGDFHRDVPRPLSVGEIETLIDKFASAAFRIKQAGFDGVDINAASSHLLHNFLSPFWNRREDEYGGSVENRARLLTSIIREIKSRCGHDFAVSVLINGIELGRAIGVDDARCLTHAQALQIARLVEQAGADAIQVRNHWLGYHVGGFFPDYLFYPEPPIPISQFPREYNARLRGPGANIYLAEALKRTVSIPVIVVGKMDPRLGEQYLREGKADFIAMTRRIQADPELPNKLISAAEDDIAPCTACGTCLDQSISMERRCRINAALGTVEYELKPAARRKRVVVVGGGPAGLEAARVAAERGHEVVLLEKSRRLGGLTNLAALIKGLEPEELPAIVKYYRRRLKKLGVKVRLGVKADASRIAALHPDAVVVAVGGKLTSPPVATAGFSEGSMGTEARSSADMARVPKILTAPELHRRVKPFLRLFGPKLLGWLTHIWLPIGKKVVVIGGGFQGLEVAEFLVKRGRKVTVLEESPEIGEGVVDFRLGMLLDWFGRRGVEIVPSVSDIAVVPGGVRFVREDGKPVRVEADTVITTAPLMPNDELAREIEGRVAEVYCIGDSSQAGLIVDAVAAGWRVARQL, via the coding sequence ATGAGCCCTAGATTTGTCCACCTGCTTGAACCTGGTCGGATCGGGTCGGTAATCACCCGCAACCGGATTGTTAAGACCGGGGCCTCCATGTGCTATTGGCACAGTGATCACACCCACATGAGCGAGAAGGCCAAAGCGTACTACGGCGCAGTCGCACGGGGCGGCGTAGGCTTGCTTATTGTAGAGTCGCCTGTGGTCGATTGGCCTTACGGTACTCGCTGGCGCGAGCGTTATCGCATTGATGATGACCGGTACATTGCCGGTTTAGCGGAACTTGCCGAAGTCATCCATGCGGCTGGTTGTCCCACGTTTGTCCAATTGTGGCATGACGGGCCATGGCAAAACCCGCTTTTCCCCGGGCCACCAGTCTACGAGGGTCCTCCTATTGGAGCGTCTCCCGTAAAGCTTGACGCTCCTGGTGACTTTCATCGGGACGTACCACGGCCATTGTCGGTCGGGGAGATCGAGACTCTCATAGACAAGTTCGCGAGCGCTGCTTTCCGCATCAAGCAGGCTGGCTTTGACGGGGTAGACATAAATGCGGCTAGCAGCCACCTCCTGCACAACTTCCTTTCGCCTTTCTGGAACAGACGCGAGGACGAATATGGCGGAAGTGTAGAGAACCGTGCTCGTTTGCTCACTTCCATTATTAGGGAGATCAAGAGCCGCTGCGGCCATGATTTCGCGGTCAGCGTTCTCATAAACGGGATCGAGCTTGGCCGGGCAATCGGGGTTGACGACGCTCGCTGCCTTACCCACGCTCAGGCCTTACAGATCGCTCGCCTTGTCGAGCAAGCAGGGGCTGATGCCATCCAAGTGCGGAACCACTGGCTGGGGTACCACGTCGGCGGGTTCTTCCCGGACTACCTTTTCTATCCTGAGCCGCCTATCCCAATAAGTCAGTTTCCCAGGGAGTACAACGCGAGACTCCGTGGCCCAGGCGCCAACATCTACTTGGCCGAGGCTCTTAAGCGGACAGTAAGCATTCCGGTGATTGTAGTGGGCAAGATGGATCCCCGGCTGGGTGAGCAGTATCTCCGCGAGGGTAAGGCGGACTTTATTGCGATGACTCGCCGCATTCAGGCCGACCCTGAGCTGCCCAACAAGCTGATCAGCGCGGCGGAAGATGATATCGCGCCGTGCACGGCGTGCGGCACCTGCCTTGACCAAAGTATCAGCATGGAACGCCGCTGTCGCATCAATGCGGCGCTCGGCACCGTTGAATACGAACTCAAACCAGCCGCCAGGCGCAAGAGAGTGGTGGTCGTTGGGGGAGGCCCAGCTGGACTCGAGGCAGCGAGGGTAGCGGCTGAGCGGGGGCACGAGGTGGTCTTGCTCGAAAAGTCTCGTCGGCTCGGCGGTCTTACCAACCTTGCGGCGCTGATCAAGGGCCTTGAACCAGAGGAACTTCCGGCCATCGTGAAGTATTACCGGCGCCGTCTTAAGAAGCTTGGCGTGAAAGTGCGGCTAGGTGTCAAAGCGGACGCCAGCCGCATAGCAGCTTTACACCCGGATGCAGTAGTCGTGGCTGTAGGTGGCAAACTGACCTCTCCCCCAGTAGCAACTGCTGGATTTTCCGAAGGCAGCATGGGGACCGAAGCTAGAAGCTCGGCGGACATGGCCCGGGTGCCGAAAATTTTGACCGCTCCTGAGCTCCACCGTAGAGTAAAGCCGTTCTTGCGGTTGTTTGGGCCCAAATTACTGGGTTGGCTTACTCACATTTGGCTTCCCATAGGGAAGAAAGTGGTGGTTATCGGTGGAGGCTTTCAGGGCTTGGAGGTGGCCGAGTTTCTGGTCAAACGCGGTCGCAAGGTTACGGTACTCGAGGAGTCTCCCGAGATTGGCGAGGGCGTTGTCGACTTCCGCTTGGGGATGTTGTTGGATTGGTTTGGCCGTCGCGGGGTGGAAATCGTCCCTTCGGTCTCAGATATCGCTGTGGTTCCGGGAGGCGTCCGCTTTGTGAGAGAGGACGGAAAGCCAGTGAGAGTCGAGGCGGATACGGTCATCACGACGGCGCCTTTGATGCCAAACGACGAGCTGGCGCGAGAGATCGAAGGTCGTGTGGCCGAGGTGTACTGCATTGGCGATTCTAGTCAGGCAGGGTTGATTGTCGATGCAGTAGCTGCTGGCTGGCGGGTAGCACGACAACTTTGA
- a CDS encoding MBL fold metallo-hydrolase — protein sequence MRIQAEGKICDRILAVGPASYPIYAVCGDDKTLLVDAGLSVLGPRYLKGIQALPGRRANPDLLFLTHSHYDHLGSARYLKRHLPRLVIGAHERVPALLEKDSALETMNRLGQTHADIAEGPINWEELRVASFPIELCLAGGDKFDLGGLTVQVLATPGHTRDSLSFFVPELRALFPGDACGEFKDAAATQIQVQFVSSYEEYVNSLEFLAGLEPDIVCLAHGWVLTDDDARWYMEASVAETRRYRELIERYLEASGNDVEKAVLQILHDEYDSKPGMMQNRNSYLTNLEAQVRHIAKLRASA from the coding sequence GTGAGAATTCAGGCAGAGGGAAAGATTTGTGATCGGATTTTGGCTGTGGGACCTGCGTCCTACCCCATCTACGCGGTCTGCGGCGATGATAAGACCCTGCTGGTTGACGCCGGGCTGAGTGTACTGGGCCCGCGCTACCTTAAGGGGATACAGGCGCTTCCGGGGAGAAGAGCGAACCCTGACTTACTCTTCCTAACCCATTCGCACTACGACCATCTTGGGAGCGCCCGCTACCTAAAGAGGCATCTTCCAAGGCTCGTGATTGGCGCACATGAACGGGTACCCGCACTCCTTGAGAAAGACTCGGCCTTGGAGACCATGAATCGTCTAGGGCAAACGCACGCAGACATAGCGGAAGGCCCTATAAACTGGGAAGAGCTTCGTGTCGCCTCATTTCCCATTGAGCTTTGCCTGGCAGGTGGCGACAAGTTTGACCTAGGAGGTCTGACAGTGCAGGTGTTAGCCACCCCGGGCCACACCCGCGACTCGCTTAGCTTCTTTGTTCCCGAGTTGCGCGCGCTTTTCCCTGGGGATGCCTGCGGAGAGTTTAAAGATGCAGCCGCCACCCAGATCCAGGTGCAGTTCGTCTCCTCGTACGAAGAATACGTGAACTCGCTGGAATTTCTTGCTGGTCTCGAGCCAGACATCGTCTGTCTTGCCCACGGCTGGGTTTTGACGGACGACGATGCCCGGTGGTACATGGAAGCCTCCGTGGCCGAGACACGTCGCTATCGAGAACTTATTGAGAGATATCTGGAAGCTTCGGGCAACGATGTGGAGAAAGCCGTATTGCAGATTCTCCACGACGAGTACGATTCCAAGCCGGGCATGATGCAAAACCGTAACTCGTATCTCACTAATCTCGAAGCCCAGGTGCGGCACATAGCAAAGCTGAGAGCAAGCGCGTAG
- the cobO gene encoding cob(I)yrinic acid a,c-diamide adenosyltransferase, which translates to MTTQQLFSPIPDQDRDMTAPSLVLLNTGDGKGKSTAAFGVIVRALAQGWPVKVIQFLKSDRWPTGEERILESLGVKWVKGGNGFVHHAAQASAREMALQAWNLAAQELKEGRYRLLVLDEITLPISLGWFSASEVARAIRERAPSVNVILTGRQAPPELIEVADTVTEMVKIRHPYDRGVLARAGIDY; encoded by the coding sequence ATGACAACTCAGCAACTGTTCTCGCCAATCCCCGACCAAGACCGCGACATGACTGCCCCGTCTTTGGTGCTTCTAAACACCGGGGACGGTAAAGGTAAATCTACGGCAGCCTTTGGGGTGATCGTGCGCGCTCTCGCGCAGGGGTGGCCAGTTAAGGTCATCCAGTTTCTTAAGTCCGACCGCTGGCCAACTGGAGAGGAACGTATTCTTGAGTCCTTAGGTGTCAAGTGGGTGAAGGGAGGGAACGGGTTTGTGCACCACGCCGCTCAGGCGTCTGCCCGAGAGATGGCGCTTCAGGCTTGGAACCTGGCAGCTCAGGAGCTAAAAGAAGGCCGCTACCGCTTGCTCGTATTGGACGAGATCACGCTTCCTATCTCGCTGGGTTGGTTCTCGGCCAGCGAAGTGGCCCGGGCTATTCGCGAAAGAGCCCCGAGCGTAAATGTGATCCTTACCGGGCGCCAAGCACCACCTGAGCTTATTGAGGTAGCCGATACGGTCACCGAAATGGTAAAAATTCGCCATCCCTATGACCGAGGTGTCCTGGCACGGGCAGGAATTGATTACTAA
- a CDS encoding nuclear transport factor 2 family protein: METNEMQARIAELEATIKELTERLRVVEDVREIQELQYRYVNALMATDWDVCAECFAEDALVDVYLHDPVRGKENIRRWFKEELSKTHAGKEGDVCIHPIIEVNGDRAKGDFMLYMMYFYPRTGQSLFWVRGQYQNEYVRENGRWKIAVMRWSELQGLPGGGPPTGLW, from the coding sequence GTGGAAACCAACGAGATGCAGGCACGCATCGCTGAGCTGGAGGCCACGATCAAAGAGCTTACCGAACGGCTCCGAGTGGTCGAAGATGTGAGGGAAATTCAGGAACTTCAGTATAGATACGTAAATGCTCTCATGGCGACTGATTGGGACGTGTGTGCGGAGTGTTTCGCCGAGGACGCGCTCGTTGATGTTTATCTACACGACCCAGTCCGCGGCAAAGAGAACATCCGCAGATGGTTCAAGGAAGAGCTTTCCAAGACGCATGCGGGAAAAGAAGGAGACGTTTGCATTCACCCGATCATCGAGGTAAACGGCGACCGGGCAAAGGGCGATTTCATGCTCTACATGATGTACTTCTATCCGCGCACAGGCCAGTCGCTGTTTTGGGTACGGGGTCAGTACCAGAATGAGTACGTTCGCGAAAACGGACGCTGGAAGATCGCTGTTATGCGGTGGAGTGAGCTACAGGGTCTTCCCGGGGGCGGGCCGCCGACTGGGCTGTGGTGA
- a CDS encoding alcohol dehydrogenase catalytic domain-containing protein — protein sequence MRAVVYEGPGDIRLKEVPEPEILDPEDAIVRVTTASICGSDLHIMHGLLPKMEPGRIIGHEFVGVVHKVGDQVKRFKPGDRVVGPAAVWCGRCRPCMRGVVSACERGATFGHGPLLGDLPGSQADYVRVPFSDVTLQPIPGELSDEQVIFAGDVLPTAYSAVVGLSPGGRGVRAEDNVVIFGLGPIGLCAVACAKLFDPARVIAVGNRAERLAMAAQLGADAVVDAASEDVRKRVRELTEGWGADYVVEAVGKQESLGNSVAVCAPGGMVSVVGAFQQPTTINAPRMQARNITVSMGLGDLSLMKDLIQLIQLGRLDLTPLITHRLSLDQAVHAYEIFDKRLEGAIKVLLTT from the coding sequence ATGAGAGCCGTTGTATACGAAGGGCCGGGAGACATCCGGCTCAAGGAAGTACCAGAACCCGAGATCCTGGATCCCGAGGACGCCATAGTTCGGGTCACTACCGCCAGCATTTGCGGGAGCGACCTACATATCATGCACGGTCTTCTTCCCAAGATGGAGCCGGGAAGAATCATAGGTCATGAGTTTGTTGGGGTGGTCCACAAGGTTGGCGACCAGGTAAAGCGCTTCAAGCCCGGAGATAGGGTTGTAGGTCCGGCGGCGGTGTGGTGTGGTCGTTGTCGACCTTGCATGCGAGGCGTCGTGAGCGCGTGCGAGCGGGGGGCGACGTTTGGACATGGTCCTTTGTTGGGAGATTTGCCTGGGAGCCAGGCGGACTACGTCCGGGTTCCTTTTTCGGATGTGACACTGCAGCCCATACCGGGCGAACTTTCTGATGAGCAGGTCATCTTCGCAGGAGACGTTCTTCCGACCGCTTATTCCGCAGTGGTCGGGCTATCCCCAGGAGGGAGGGGAGTCCGGGCCGAAGACAACGTGGTGATTTTTGGTCTGGGTCCAATCGGACTCTGCGCTGTTGCCTGCGCCAAACTCTTCGATCCGGCTCGGGTCATCGCGGTGGGCAACAGAGCTGAACGTCTGGCCATGGCGGCGCAACTGGGGGCGGACGCAGTTGTAGACGCTGCTAGCGAGGACGTACGCAAGCGCGTTCGAGAGCTCACCGAAGGCTGGGGGGCGGATTACGTTGTTGAGGCTGTTGGAAAGCAGGAGAGTCTCGGCAACTCTGTCGCTGTGTGTGCTCCCGGAGGAATGGTCTCAGTGGTGGGAGCATTCCAACAGCCAACCACCATAAATGCGCCGCGTATGCAAGCACGGAATATTACCGTCTCCATGGGCCTGGGAGATCTCTCCCTGATGAAAGACCTAATCCAGTTGATACAACTCGGTCGGCTGGACTTGACTCCTCTTATCACTCATCGTCTGAGCTTGGATCAGGCAGTTCACGCCTATGAAATCTTCGACAAGCGATTGGAGGGGGCAATCAAGGTGTTGCTAACCACCTGA
- a CDS encoding SDR family NAD(P)-dependent oxidoreductase encodes MEGKVAIVTGASRGIGKAIAIGLAKEGAKVVVAARTVEPRSEKLPGTIHETVDAIEALGGEALAVQCDVTDEASVSAMVQAAVDRFGRIDVLVNNAAVDFPASVLDMPLKRWDLVIRVNTTGPFLCSKAVLPHMIAQGGGSIVNITSNAGAERGSGTVGYSAAYGVSKAALDRFTWALAAEVGKYNIAVNAVKPWGVVDTEGMRLWVPEEERVGWKSPASMVACAIFLAKQDASGVTGCVAFDDEYICWHGLKVEEG; translated from the coding sequence ATGGAGGGCAAAGTAGCAATCGTAACGGGGGCAAGTCGGGGTATCGGTAAGGCTATTGCCATCGGTCTTGCCAAGGAGGGAGCCAAAGTTGTAGTTGCCGCTCGTACTGTGGAGCCGCGCAGCGAGAAGCTCCCCGGAACCATCCATGAGACTGTAGACGCCATAGAGGCACTGGGCGGCGAGGCGCTCGCCGTGCAGTGCGATGTTACTGACGAAGCCAGCGTAAGCGCGATGGTGCAGGCTGCGGTTGACAGATTTGGCCGGATCGATGTACTGGTCAACAACGCCGCAGTTGACTTTCCCGCCTCGGTGTTAGATATGCCGCTCAAGCGTTGGGATCTTGTGATCAGGGTCAACACCACAGGGCCATTCCTCTGCTCTAAAGCCGTTCTGCCTCACATGATTGCGCAAGGCGGAGGAAGCATAGTCAACATCACCTCCAACGCGGGGGCAGAGCGGGGCAGCGGAACGGTTGGATATAGCGCTGCATACGGAGTGTCCAAGGCCGCCTTGGACCGCTTCACCTGGGCGCTGGCGGCGGAAGTCGGCAAATACAACATCGCGGTTAATGCGGTCAAGCCCTGGGGCGTAGTGGACACCGAGGGTATGCGCCTGTGGGTACCTGAGGAAGAGCGCGTGGGCTGGAAGTCCCCAGCCTCGATGGTGGCTTGCGCGATCTTTCTTGCCAAGCAAGACGCAAGCGGCGTAACGGGATGTGTCGCTTTTGATGACGAGTACATTTGCTGGCATGGTCTTAAGGTGGAAGAGGGATGA
- a CDS encoding TetR/AcrR family transcriptional regulator gives MLDTTTKRQIREMERRVAETSLPAASTDPELTAIKQRLIVERASPILFKKGFGKTSIREIAAACGMSMGQLYHYISSKDDILYLMHVYSQEMWHQVLSQAGFDEITDPLEKLKHGLRVTIKHLSDNRELYRFIFTESKYLDRDHLRKALDLDDKNVVGFYRHLLSLIPGNRLQGREADIAANLISYMCLFLAMRGWNLHIRGPADVDEIVDFLVDFIIRGLDLDRQVDKEEA, from the coding sequence ATGCTGGATACCACTACCAAGCGACAAATTCGTGAGATGGAGAGGCGAGTGGCGGAGACTTCGCTGCCGGCAGCCTCAACCGATCCCGAACTCACCGCCATAAAGCAGAGGCTCATCGTTGAGAGAGCCAGTCCAATTCTGTTTAAGAAGGGCTTTGGCAAGACTTCCATCCGCGAGATTGCAGCAGCCTGCGGCATGTCGATGGGGCAGCTGTACCACTACATCTCCTCAAAAGACGACATTCTTTACCTGATGCATGTATACAGCCAGGAGATGTGGCATCAGGTTCTTTCTCAGGCGGGTTTCGACGAGATCACGGACCCGCTGGAAAAGCTCAAGCACGGGTTGCGAGTGACTATCAAGCATCTTTCCGACAACCGCGAGCTTTACCGTTTCATCTTCACCGAGAGCAAGTATCTTGATCGTGATCACCTCCGCAAGGCTCTGGACCTCGATGACAAGAACGTGGTTGGCTTCTATCGACACCTGCTTTCCCTTATCCCGGGAAATCGCCTGCAGGGTCGGGAGGCTGACATTGCGGCCAACCTCATTTCCTACATGTGTTTGTTCCTTGCCATGAGGGGCTGGAACCTGCACATCCGGGGTCCGGCGGATGTAGACGAGATAGTGGATTTCCTGGTGGATTTCATCATCCGCGGTCTGGATCTGGACCGCCAGGTAGACAAAGAGGAGGCTTAA